In Elusimicrobiaceae bacterium, the sequence ATAATAACCTCGCAATAACCAAAAAGAGCATTTTTTTAGTTTTTTCGTGCATTTTAATAACGTTTTTGAACATTATGGAACCACAAATGAGCATTTTAATAACTTAACTCGCCAAATCTTGAAACTAACTTGATACTAAAAATCGTTCGTTTCAGATCTGACAAGACTATAAAAACACGCACGGTTGAGCCGTTTCTATCGTTCGAGAATCGTTTGAGCTTGTTAGAATCTTGATAGTTACTCGAAAAAACTTGAAACTTAGTCGAAAGTGTGGGCCCGACTTTCTATCGTGTTAACGCTCTCGTCCGAGTCCAGATCTCCCAGCCGTTTGTGTGTCAGCTCATGGATAAAGGTTTCTTTGTTTGCTTCATTCGTCAGCCTGGCGTTTAAAACGATCGTGTCCTCTCCGGAGCTGTTTTCCCTGACGATAAAGCCTCTGATTTTTAAGGGTAAATTATATAGGTAAGTTTTCATGAATTTTTATTTTTCAGATGTTTGATAAGACTGATAACGTACTGCATATCCTCCGGAGATAAATCCCGTTTGGCGTCCAGCAGTACTCTTGTTTCCGGATCATTGGCTGCTTCCTGGGCCAGCCTGGCCGTTTCCGGATTTAAATAATAAGAATCAATAGGAACATAATTATCGCTAAAATATTCTACAGGGACGCCCAATACTTTAGCTATTGCAATAAGAACGTCAATATCTACTTTTGTATTATCTCGCTCGATAATACTATATAAAGTCGTTGGTTTAACGTTGGCACGATTTGCCAAAGCGTTCACATTAGTGTTTTTTTCTTCTATTAATTTCTTTAGTTTAGAACCTATACCCATTATTGCACCTCCACTAAAATTTTATGCAAATGCAAGTAATTTGTCAATAAAAAAATTCAGCATTTGCATAATTTTTTGTTGACAACATACGCAAATGCGTTTATAATTCAAAATGAAATATACGCAAATGCGTAGAAAGGAGGCAAACAAACAATGGCATTAATCAATTTAAAAAAGGAAATGGCTGGAGCCGATATTAGCATTGAAACTTTAGCAGCAGAATTACGGGTTCATAGAAATACTATTGCTAATAAAATTGACGGAACCAGCAAATTTACTGTTGAGGAAGCCTTTAAAATTCAGGAAAAGTTCTTTCCGAACCTGGGTTTAGCTTATTTGTTTAAGGAACAATAAAAACGAGGTGAAATCATGGAGTACACATATACGCTCAAGTATGACGGCAGCGGCGGTTATATTGGAAAAACACCAATATACAGCCAGGCCATAAATGCGGCTAAAGGTTACGCAAAAACTTACGGGCTTTCTGTATTGGTATCGCACACGTGGAAAAACAAAACCAGAGAGATAGTGATACATCCAGACGAAACAATTACTCACCTCTGGAACGGAGAACGGTAATTATGAACGATTTACAGATTTTTAAAAACAGAGAATTTGGGGAAATCCGGACGATTCAAGAGGATGAGGTTATTTGGTTCTGTGGTGCTGATGTTTGTAAAGCCCTGGGATTTGCAAATACGGCTGACGGTTTACGAAAACATTGTAAAATGCCCGGTATAGTAAAACGCTATACAGGGGTACAAACCGGAATAAAAGCAGACGGCTCTCCGGCAATACAACAGATACCCATGCTTTATATCAACGAGCCGAACCTCTACCGCCTGATCGTCCATAGCCGGTTACCGTCGGCCGAAAAATTTGAAAAGTGGGTTTTTGAGGAAGTCCTGCCCACGATACGCAAAACCGGGAACTATGCTCCGGCTTTAAAAAACGCCAGCGTGGGAGAAGTCGTGAGCCTCATCCGGGTTACCCGGGAGACAATGCAGGATCAGGGAAAGACGCCGGAGGAAATCGCTACCGTCTTAAAAGATATCGGCCAGCAGTTCGGTATCCGGCTGAGCCGGTGGGTGGTGGAACCGGAACAGGTAAACACGGAGGATCTTAACGAGGCAGTGGATTACGTTTTCAACACCTACACACCGGGTAAGGGAAAACGGAAACCAAAGTACGAAAAGTTTTTGGTTCACGTTTCGGTAAGGCAGCTGGAGGGAGGAAAACAATGAGAAACCAATATTTTATTGAGTTACACGATAAGTACGACCTGTCCTATAAAAGGATGATAAACGTTTCTGCTATAGAAACGGTAGAAGATCATAGAGTTGATGTACGTGGGCGTTGTTATTATGTGGCAGAAACTTATGAAGAAATTAAACAACTTATTGAAATGGCTAACGAAAGTTTAAAGGCCGGGCCGGTTCAGAAGCAAGAGCAGCCGGCGGCGTTATCGTTTGATAATATGCCGAAACACTCCCATAGCTTTAAAACAAACTGGAAACCGGATCCAAATGATTATCTCGCTGATAAAGGTGCCGTTTCTTCCAATACGGTAAAGGATCCGGCAAACAATAATTCCTGATGTTCCGGCGCCGGATTTGTGACGACACCGTTCCAGTAAAGCCGGGCGTGTTCACGG encodes:
- a CDS encoding helix-turn-helix transcriptional regulator encodes the protein MGIGSKLKKLIEEKNTNVNALANRANVKPTTLYSIIERDNTKVDIDVLIAIAKVLGVPVEYFSDNYVPIDSYYLNPETARLAQEAANDPETRVLLDAKRDLSPEDMQYVISLIKHLKNKNS
- a CDS encoding XRE family transcriptional regulator, which gives rise to MALINLKKEMAGADISIETLAAELRVHRNTIANKIDGTSKFTVEEAFKIQEKFFPNLGLAYLFKEQ